CATCTAACCAGAGCACAGAAGAGATGGCTGGGGAAGAAGTTCCTAGACGCACCCTAGTAGACGCATCCAATGTGGTTGGCCCTCAACACTTTAACAGTATTACAATGCCAAGGCACAATGCACTAAATATGGTGATGAATTCGGTGTTGATTCACTTGGTGCAAAACAACCAGTTTAGTGGACTatcacatgaaagtccatatgataaTCTCACCACAGTGAAGATCAACGGAGTTTCGGATGATATAATCAAActcagcttgtttcctttcttattgggaggcaatgctaaactGTGGCTGAATTCTTTTCCGGAAGGAAGCTTTACAACCTGGGAGGCTGTGGTGGCAAAAttcttgaataaatattttccacagtctaaaatCAAAAAAGGAAAGATGGAGATTTCTTCTTTTAGgcagggcatggaggaaaccctaggtcagGCGTGGGACAAATTTAAAAGCTTGTTGAGGAAGACGCATGTACATGGTTTTGATAAGACAACTTTAGTTCTCAAGTTCCTTGGAGGTCTTTGTACACAGTCAAAGCttatgttagatgcctcagctcgAGGTAATATCAAGAGGAAGACTGCTGAGGAGGCCTATGAGTTGATAGAAAGAATGGTGGCCAGTGATAATGAAATGAATAATGAAAGTGTTGATTTTCATCAACAACAGGAGGTGTCACAGTTATAGTATCAAGATGTTGTACTTGAGCAACACAAGTTGATAACTCATCAGTTGGAAGCAGTTATACAGAGATTGTCTCTATTGCCACAGGAAATTAGAAATATTTCAAGATTTCAAAAGCAACCACAAGTCATGCCATTAAGGAAGAATGCAGATTCTGAAGAGCTTTATCAGCAAATTATGAATATGAGTGTGTTTTATGTCAAAAGTGTGGAGGATATGACGCATGAATGTGAAAGGAGTGTGAGAACTATTGCAAGGGAAGAATGTAAGACCGTTGTTATTAGGAGCGGTAAAGTtctagaggagaaaaaaattgagagaggagagaaagaaaaattgaatgaagaaaaagagagtgatcaaaaggaaaaaagagaggaagaagaaggtgtAGTGAGTGAAAAAATAAGAGTTAAGggagaaataaagaaagaagaggttgaaaaagagaaaatgagagattGAAAAACTCCTTCCTTATCCAAAGACGTATTCAAGgaaggtaaaagaaaaatagtttgagcAATTCATGGAGATTTTTAAGAAGTTGGAGATCACCATACCTTTCTCTGAGGCACTACAACAAATGTCATCATATGCAAAGTTTTTAAAAGAGCttctcatgaagaaaagaaagtatattgAGAAGGAGACTATTGAAGTGCAAGGTAATTGCAGTGCAATCATACAGGAAATGTTGCCTCCTAAACTGCAAGATCTAGGAAGTTTCACCATTCCATGTACCATAGGAGAGTTAGAAGTTGGAAAAGCTTTAATTGATCTGGTGGCTAGCATTAATTTAATGCCTTTCTCTATGTTCAAGAGGATTGAAGGCTTGGAACTTAGACCTAtaaggatgactcttcaattggCGGATAGATCTCTCAAATATCCATATGAAGTGGTTGAAGATGTGTTAGTGAAGGTGGATAAATTCTTGTTcccagtggattttgttataatggagatggaggagaatGTAGATGCGCCTCTTATTCTTGGAAGACCATTTATGAAGACAACTAGAATTTTGATTGATGTAGAGAATGGAAAGCTTAAAGTTAgagtgcaagatgaagaggtggaTTTTGACGTGTTTCAAGCAATTTCATATCCTAAAGATGATAAAGCATGTTTTCAAGTTGACAGTGTTGATGAACTTTGTATGATGCAAGGGAGTAAGATGTGTGGTGCTTCTCCACTTGAAAGAACTCTGATTAATGAACGTGAACATTTGaatgaagaggaggagaagTTGATTGAAGAGTGTTTGAGGGATTTGGAGACGTCAGAAGAAATCCCAACAGGAGAGGAGAGTTTTGAGAAGATTGAGCCCAAGGAGGAAGTTAACAAAACTAAGTTTGAGTTGAAAGCGTTACCACCACATTTGAAGTACGTGTTTTTGGAAGAAGATGGAGGGAAGCCAATCATCATTAGTAAGTCATTATCtcctgaagaagaagagaagttggttggagttttgaaagaaataaaggTGTTATTGGGTGGTCAATCTCAGATCTTAAAGGTATAAGTCCAACATATTGCATGCATAGGATCTTCATGGAGGATGATTATAAACCGATAGCTCAACCACAAAGGAGGCTGAATCCTGTGATGAAGGAGGTGGTCAGAAAAGAAGTGTTGAAGCTCTTAGAAGCCGATATTATTTACCCAATTTCTGAtagtaaatgggtaagtccagtgCAGGTGGTTCCAAAGAAAAGAGGAACGACGGTGATTTATAATGAGAAGAATGAGCTGATTCCTACAAGAACAGTTATTGGGGGGCGAATGTGCATTGATTACAGGAAATTAAATATAGCCACTAGGAAGGAtcattttcctcttccttttaTGGATCAGATGCTAGAAAGATTGGCTGGACAAACTTATTATTACTTCCTAGATGGGTATTCTGggtataatcaaattgtggtggaTCCTAGAGATTAGGGGAAGACTGCTTTTATATGTCCTTTTGGTGTATTTGCttatagaaaaatgccattAGGATTGTCTAATGCCCCAACTACGTTTCAAAGGTGTATGCTGGTTATTTTTGCAAATCTTATGGAGAAATGTATAGAAGTTTTCATGAATGATTTTTCAGTGTTTGGAGATTCTTTTCCAGAGATGTTTGACCAACTTGGATATTGTTTTCAAAAGATGTCTtcaaacaaaccttgttcttaACTGGGAGAAGTGCCATTTCATGGTGACAGAATGGATTGTTTTGGGCCACAAGATTTCtgccagggggattgaagtggataataaaacaaaagttgagGTTATTGAAAAACTGCCACCAGCCacaaatgtgaaaggaatccAGAGTTTCTTAGGTCATGTTGGGTTCTTTAGAAGATTTATTAACGATTTCTCAAAAATTGCTAAACCTTTGAGTAATTTGCTTGTCAAAGACACACCTTTTGTGATGAATGAAGAATGTTTACAGGCTTTTGATGTCTTAAAGAAGAGGTTGATTTCTGCCCCAGTGATTGTATCGCCAGATTGGAGTAAAGAttttgagctcatgtgtgatgctagtgatTATGCCATAGGTGTTGTGCTTGggcaaagaaaagagaaggtaTTTCAtactatttactatgctagtaaagtcTTAAATGAGGCTCAATTGAATTACGCCACTACAGAGAAGGAGTTTCTGGCGATAATTTATGCTTTGGAGAAGTTTAGACCTTAGTTCATTGGGTCTAAAGTGATTATCTATACCGATCATGCGGCTATAAAGTACTTGTTGACAAAGCCGGAATCAAAGCCACGATTGATTAGATGGGTGCTCTTGTTACAAGAGTTTGATGTCGAAATTCGTGATAAGAAGGGGAGTGAAAATTTGATTGTTGATCACTTGTCCCGATTAGTCAATAATGAAGTCACAAGTAAGGAGAGAGAAATATGGGAGTCTTTTTTAGATGAAACActtttgtatattcagcaaaggccatggtttgctgatatgaCTAATTTTAAAGTTGTAGGAGTTATTCTAGAAGAATTGAATTGGCAACAGAGGAAAAATTTTTTACATGATGCTAAGCAGTCCATATGGGATGATCCTTACTTGTTCAAGATCAGAGCTGATAATCTTTTGAGGAGATGTGTGACAAGAGAAAAGGCAGAAGGCATTCTTTGGCATTGTCATGATTCGCCCTATGGAGGCCATTATAATGGAGAAAGAACTGCTGCAAAGATTCTTcagtcaggattttattggcctactttgtttaaagatgttCATAATCATTCTAGAAATTGTGACAAATGCCAAAGGACGGAGCTATTTCAAGACCTAATGAGATGCCCTTACAAGGCATTATGGAGGTTGAAGTTTTTGACTGCTGGGGTGTTGATTTTGTTGGGCCCTTTCCGCCATctttcaataatgaatatatattggtgGCAGTTgactatgtgagtaaatgggttgaagcttTAGCATGTCCCAAGAATGATGCCAATACTATgatcaaattcttgaaaaggcAAATTTTCTCACGTTTTGGAACTCCTAGGGTACTCATCATTGATGGGGGATTTCATTTTTGTAACTCTCAGCTTGCAAAGGTACTCAGGCACTATGGAGTAAGGCATAAGGTGGCGGCACCTTACCATCCACAAAcaaatggtcaagctgaagtttccaaTAGGGAGATAAAGAGGATTGTGGAGAAAACAGTTGCTTCATCAAGGAAATATTGGTCACACAAACTAGATGATTCTCTCTGGGCATATAGGACGGCTATGAAAACTTCCATGGGTCTATCACCTTTTCAGTTGGTGTATGGGAAATCATGTCATTTGCCAATGGAGATGGAGTATAaagctttgtgggctttgaaatttttgaatttgatcCTTAAGAAACTCAAAGTAAACGTAGAAGGCAGATGTTAGAGCTTGAAGAGATGCGATTGCATGCATATGACTCATCTAAgagttataaagaaaaggtaaaattctatcatgacaagaagttgATAAAAAGGGCATTCCACCCAGGGCATTAGGTGTTGTTGTTTAATTCAAGGTTAAAGCTATTTCCTGGGAAGCTGAAGTCAAAATGGTCAGGGCCTTTTATAATAAAGAAGGTACGTCCTTATGGAGCGGTTGAATTGATGGATCCGACTGTTAGTGATCCAAGTAAAAGTTGGGTGGTGAATGGACAAAGACTCAAGCACTATCTGGGAGGAGAAATGGAATGACTTTCCACTGTGATGAAGTTGGTGGATCCATAAGGttatgacgttaaacaagtgcttactgggaggcaacctaggattttcttatcttttatttttgtttttgaatctTTAGTATAGGTTTGCttctgttgagtagtgtaggttttTTATTGTACTTGCTTTGAACATCttatctgatgatggtttgacttgttgattgcatgatgagtgtgcttgatgatgtttATTtcgatgatgattgagatttcTTTACATGCTTATATATAGGGGAAGTGCTCACAAGCTATGTGAAtagatgcatgatgatattaTGATTCTGATTATGATGTTAAGAAGGATGcatgattattatatttgaaatgttgAGTAAACCTATTTTGTGGTTTTaagctctagagtttttgatGATATGTTtgttatctacttgaaagcatgaatgatttttactaaatctttatgattgattgtatTGCATGTTTCTGTCATATGATctaggccatttttggaagcccttacttagccaaattttcgtcccaaagtaaagagaatcgtgtgttataccctttttggacctaagccttaaacattTCTTGTGAAACcgttttgaaaaatctttaccttgagttgagttgagaataattgaatgatattgataaaggttcaagtttggggttgttaggagaattgaaaggcaaagaaaagcattgagctaatgtgttgaatgaaaaagtatgaaaaggtttgaaaagatagaaaagataagcatgaaaagaaaagctcaatgcgaaagaaaaagggaaagttggaaatgagtgagattggtgaaagagagagtttgtttttgaatatgaatgtttgaataactctcttaactcaaggattttgtgatctagaaaaaccaatttttcttgttagcccaacctcattataagccttgaaaagtccttgtgatgtttatgtgtgagaatgttgattgttgtagatgaaaggcaattttgctCTATGTGACATGTAGATGGtggagggaaggagtgacctcttgaaacatttgagtgattgagtgaaacgcCTTATCTGGCGAGGATTGTtatcatgaattcatgattacatctgtacttagttaattgatcattcataagaatAACATCTATTGGacattatatgattatgtgaacactatGTGAGTTGCAATGAATtaaagcatgtgtgcatcttcattagattccattgaaaagctgaattgagtaattacttgttgtgaaaGAATGGGTTTTGAATGTattgaaccattttgatgataggtggaaagctaagttttgttttgtttgcttcaggacaagcaaagttctaagtttggggttgtgataacggttaaaaaatcgttattttcatacttgattttgatacaaaacacacctttatgacttagaaactagcttaaAATCGTGCATTTCGTCTTAGTTAGGTTATAAGAGAGTAGAAGGTGGTTTTATGGGTATTAtgatttgttttccttgttttgacaagacttaacgagaattgaatgaaggataTTGAtttaggaaggagttggactcaagaaaggatgaaaaaaggtgcaaatgaagaatcgcagccaccgctcagcaCCAGTTCAGCACTGAGTGCCAGCTTTGCTAAAAAAGACTCTATCAAACGCTTAAGAGCTCACGCTGAGGGGAGAAAATAGAGTCGCGCCTACCGCTGAGTGCCAGAACCAGCACTGAGCACTGGCTTCTCCAGTGAAGTCACTACCAGATGGCTGGGCGTGAACACTGAGCATCCCACTTGAGTGTCGCAcgtaccgctgagcggtggacccagcgctgagcgctgtactttgggcttgggcctgttatctgtaatttttcaaaatttataaatagatcaGTACAACCCTTAGAGGGTATCTTTTGGTAGAAGAAAACGCAGAAACACCCTctctcactccttggaggcggattttggatgcaaaagCTCTAACCtacaattctagggtttatcttttcattatcttcattcttttcatctagtttcaccatgacaatggtgaagtaaacccctttgttgttggggaaatcGATGTAaccctttgaaactctcatatatcaatttgttcttcattcagatgcttgatttcattatttgttatagTATTTGCTCTGTTATTCACCATGCTTTAAGACATTATTCTATTGCATGCTCTTTGATTATCTGTATGGACACGTATGGGTAGTCTAGATCTGGGGAAAtctcttgggagcaatattacctagacataggaataggagaaCCAATTGTTTTAAGCTTCTGCACAAGTAAATATAATGCACAaataattactagggagactagacatagtaaactagtaattaggagtaggctctcttcaccaagacatccagtttagggtaaattagaaagttgcattaacaataatgaaagagtagaattcttaaagatatttgagagtggattaggaggATTCGTAAaacccaacaacatcattcatccatattccATTCAACTGCCAATTGATAAACCATTTTGCATGCATATTTCCATTTTCGTTATTTGcatataaaaaccctaattttcgtttcatcaagtcttaagaaatcaaatcacatgaaagtttaggcctaagagtcctttcgGAGACGATACTCTGTCTTACCATTTTAATATTagttgatacgatctggtaaaCCTGTTAGACCCTTAACACCCTCCATGCACATCTCCTAGttttggcccaacctagctaAGGAGGTTGTCATGACCTAGATACAAGTTCCATTAGATCCCTTATTTCAAGTATAGGTTTCACTATATTCTTTCCAAAACCTAACAAACCACAAATCAAGTTATCCACATCCCTATTTTAAGCAAGCATTAAGAGTATAAACaagaaattaacatataatGGAAGAGGCATGTATATAATCAATGCATTTACAAAGTACACGAATGTTTGATGGCCATAAATACCACTAACAAAGTTGACTTACACAATGGCTAttgtgaaaagaagaaagagataaCACAAGTATCAAGGCTACAAACCACAAACTCAGTCTAATGGGCAATATTCATGAAGTCTATGAATAGAAGATATGTCAAGAGGAAAATCAGAAGGATAGAAAAGAGGATAGTAAGAAGAGGACAACCAAAGAGGATAGCTCAAGAGCATACGAAAAGCTTATAACGACATATCCatcctaaagagaaaaagagagaaagagctcaaaggaaagaatatatatgagatgaaaaatagagaagagaatagaaaatgaaaagagataCTCTTGAGCTTAAGCATCAAATTTCTTACTACtataagagagaagagagaaacaccTACGAGTGTTTACACTGCattatattgtaataaaatCCTCTCGTAGAGAGATTTAGTCTAAACTACTTGTAAGCAATCGTTGATTacaattctaaagagaattaaaatacttacaacTGAACTCttttgagttgaggaatctaAGCGTGGTAGtctagtaccaggagtggttcaAATACTCAAATGAAATCTCAACGGGGAgttgagtaccaagagtggtgtgaatactcaaaGGTAATCTCAGTAGGGTGTTGAGTGCCAAGAGTGGTGCTAATCCTCAGAGGAAATCTTGGCGAGGTAATTGAGTActaagagtggtgtgaatactcaagGGTAACCATAGTAGGGTGCTaaataccaagagtggtgctaatactcaaaggaaatcttggCAAGGTAGCTGAGTACTAGGAGTGAtgctaatactcatttgtaattgtgaagattatagtggaaccttCTATGGAGGAGATCAGATGTAGCTCAGTTGGAGCGAACGAGTATAAAATCTCGTGTTATTTTCTCTTATCTTTACTAAACAATCCTTTTGAAAATCCTGCAGTTgagttttatatttcaaaatacaagaGCTTCTTAGCTAAACGATCCTTTCTTGTTGAGAAAGTTTGTACAAAACACTACAGTAGAAACATTTTGAATAGTACGACAATCTTatcaacacatacaaacacacacacacacaaacacacacacacacacagatatatatatatatatatatttatatttcaattcgAGCGTCTAAgatttcaaaagaatatttctCACGCTTGATAACGTGCTATATCAGAAGGGTTACGAAAAACGTCTTCCAAAATACTATTCAACCCCCctccccttctagtgtttttcaggtaGTTCACCAAATTCATAATATTTCGGAAAAAGATGATAATGTTGACACTTGTCCACTTCTTAAAGGGTTTCATTTTCGGCCAAGACTACCTTGGATGTGAAGGCATGGAAATTTTAGGTTTGTAGCATTTTTAAGAGACACCTTTTGCCTATAGATAGAAAGCTCTCATCCCTTGTATTCATCTTTGATATTGTGTAATGTTATGTTGTTGATTTTTTGCCATACTACTCATCTTAAGATCATGACTAGCACAACCCATGAGGCCCTTTTGATAAttgtctaaaaaccgttatttccATGCTtcaatatgatatcaaaacacaccctttgtagcttagaattagcttaaaatcaagtaaaacacttagttgagtcatgagacagtcaaaagttggttttagagatattatgcttgttttttgcattgttttacagggttttgatgagaattgaagatggaagtgaattcgGACGGACTTAGACacaagaaggaagaagaaaaaggaagaaaagaagagtctattcACCGTTGACCTACCAAAACCAACACTGAGCggccagagcgattagaggcaaatcgCTCAGCGGttaaactgaccgctgagcggtggtgcggctagagggaaaccgctgagcggtttaattaggcgctgagcggttatctgtttttattgggcttagattctgttatctttttggtctataaatagacccaatgcgattcaaattgtaatcttttggcagataGAGACGTCTAGAGccgttctacacaccttggaggaggttccttggatgcttaggctccaatctaccaaatttaaggtttattcttccattctttcattatttttcatctagattcaccatgtccatggtgaataaaccctaggttgttggggaacaatgtaatcttttgaaactctcttatttcaaacttcttatcttctttatatgcttgcatatgcttactttatcaaatgttgggttccttacctttgcttaatgcttttatcgtttaactcatttggtaaatgttgtttgtctttattgatacggagacgtacagtaatgtcatgaactggggggaattccttgattatgctaataccgcctagagataggggtaggacgatcaattgtattttgcttccgtttatcatgcattattagttaccaTGGGAGGCTAAAGATAGCatgccagtaattagtaataggctcttttcgtcaaGAGATtgagttaagggtagactaagaaagtttgcatgacaatatgataaataagcgaagtggataagaagagtagatataagagggtggataagatgaaattgtaaaccccaaaaactccattcatccatagtcttttctagccaattgattcacttcatcttgcatgtttattttcttcttttgcatacaaaccctaaatttaattcttttctcaagtcttatgcaattggtttacacgaaagttaaggcctaagagtcctttgggaaacgatactcggacttacccgctttatattacttgataacgatctggtacacttgctagggacttaacaagtttacCCTTCTAGTAACCTTTCTCTTAGAGTTGACCTAACCTCTCTTTGAGCCACCAAAAAGCACACCAACGCCATCAAACCACCCAGGGTTGTGAGCCTTCTCCCATGAATCCATAGCTTCCGCAAATCCTTGTCCATTGCCCACCATTTTTTGCAAACACTCACCTAAGGGACCAAACCACCATAGCCTCTCTTTTAGCTTTGGACAACCTTTGTTTAGAGGATTGTTATCTGTTAattctctggcaagtgtaccggatcgtttcaagtaatataattggtaaaactcaatatcgttcttcccaagagactcgaaggccATATCATttgtgcaaattgaaatcgtaagacttgtaaagaaaattaattggtgggaatgaaaaaatacaaaataaatatgtaaatgcggttgattcaattgaagagaaaaaagactatggatgaatggagttgttgggggtttacaatttcatcttatcca
This genomic interval from Vigna radiata var. radiata cultivar VC1973A chromosome 8, Vradiata_ver6, whole genome shotgun sequence contains the following:
- the LOC106770388 gene encoding uncharacterized protein LOC106770388, producing the protein MEIFKKLEITIPFSEALQQMSSYAKFLKELLMKKRKYIEKETIEVQGNCSAIIQEMLPPKLQDLGSFTIPCTIGELEVGKALIDLVASINLMPFSMFKRIEGLELRPIRMTLQLADRSLKYPYEVVEDVLVKVDKFLFPVDFVIMEMEENVDAPLILGRPFMKTTRILIDVENGKLKVRVQDEEVDFDVFQAISYPKDDKACFQVDSVDELCMMQGSKMCGASPLERTLINEREHLNEEEEKLIEECLRDLETSEEIPTGEESFEKIEPKEEVNKTKFELKALPPHLKYVFLEEDGGKPIIISKSLSPEEEEKLVGVLKEIKVLLGGQSQILKV